One Megasphaera elsdenii DSM 20460 genomic window carries:
- a CDS encoding glycerol dehydrogenase produces the protein MTIGIKAPGYYVQGNGELDKLGKYVKKMGNSFLVLLSPNNKRRIGERIDKALNSANKSVFYAEFQGECSKKAIADAQDIAYQHGCDAIIGVGGGKALDTAKAVATNLGDLPTIIIPTIASNDAPCSSVAVIYNEQGVVIKALMMKHNPDLVLVDTGIIAQAPKKYLVSGMGDALSTYFEARACQRSGAKTMARGACSATALALAALCYKTLLNDSLEALNAVEKQEVNSALERVIEACVYLSGVGFESGGLAAAHAINDGFAHVPQAHGASHGEKVAFGLLAQLILEKAPKDEWDTVLHYIKSVGLPSCLADLGIKDVKEEEIRLVAEAATVPTQFTKNVRADITADEVYDAIMKADALGK, from the coding sequence ATGACGATTGGAATTAAAGCCCCGGGATATTATGTGCAAGGCAATGGAGAGTTGGATAAATTAGGGAAGTATGTTAAGAAAATGGGCAATAGCTTTTTAGTCTTGCTGTCACCTAATAATAAGCGAAGAATTGGTGAACGCATTGACAAGGCTCTGAATAGTGCGAATAAATCCGTATTTTATGCTGAATTTCAAGGTGAATGTTCTAAAAAGGCAATCGCTGATGCACAAGATATAGCTTATCAGCACGGCTGTGATGCTATCATTGGCGTAGGTGGAGGTAAAGCTCTGGATACGGCTAAAGCCGTGGCTACTAATTTAGGTGATTTGCCGACGATTATTATCCCTACTATTGCTTCTAATGATGCACCGTGCAGCAGTGTAGCTGTTATTTACAATGAACAGGGCGTCGTTATCAAGGCTTTAATGATGAAACATAATCCGGATCTCGTTTTAGTCGATACTGGGATTATCGCTCAAGCGCCTAAAAAATATTTGGTCTCTGGTATGGGGGATGCCTTATCTACCTATTTTGAAGCACGTGCTTGCCAACGTAGTGGGGCTAAAACCATGGCTCGTGGAGCTTGTTCAGCAACGGCATTAGCCTTGGCTGCATTATGTTATAAAACTTTATTAAATGATTCACTGGAAGCGCTCAATGCCGTTGAAAAACAGGAGGTAAATTCTGCTTTGGAACGGGTCATTGAAGCCTGCGTCTATCTTAGTGGTGTCGGGTTTGAGTCGGGAGGCCTTGCGGCAGCTCATGCTATCAATGATGGTTTTGCCCATGTCCCACAGGCCCACGGAGCTTCCCATGGTGAAAAAGTTGCTTTTGGATTACTCGCGCAGCTTATTTTAGAAAAAGCACCAAAAGATGAGTGGGACACAGTATTACACTATATAAAATCGGTAGGACTTCCTTCATGCTTAGCTGATTTAGGGATTAAGGATGTAAAAGAAGAAGAAATCCGTCTGGTTGCGGAAGCAGCTACTGTACCAACTCAGTTTACAAAAAATGTGCGTGCTGACATTACAGCAGATGAAGTGTATGATGCCATTATGAAGGCTGATGCATTAGGAAAATAA
- a CDS encoding acetyl-CoA hydrolase/transferase family protein, protein MDWRKEYAEKIVSVEEAVSHVQSGNRIVFTHACGEAQALTDELVRQADRLENVEIVHMVAMGKAPYCQPGMEKHFRHNALFVGGSTRKAVEEGRGDYTPCFFHEIPKLFTDGTLPVDVAFLQLSEPDENGICSYGVSVDYTQPAAEAAKLVIAQINKNMPYTYGNGINLKDIDYIVEKDEPLIELQPPKIGETEHKIGEYVASLIHDGDTLQLGIGAIPDAVLSFLGDKKDLGIHSEMFSDGVVDLARKGVITNKKKTIDQGKFVSCFLMGTKKLYDFVNNNPDVLMERVDYTNDPFVVAKIDNIISINSAMQVDLMGQVNAEMIGYKQFSGVGGQVDFVRGASRAKGGKAIIAMPSTAGHGKISKIVPLLDEGAAVTTSRNDVDYIITEFGIAPLKGRTLRQRAIALIKIAHPDFREGLIAEFEKRFHCKFEG, encoded by the coding sequence ATGGATTGGAGAAAAGAATATGCAGAAAAAATTGTATCTGTTGAAGAAGCTGTAAGCCATGTCCAATCCGGCAATCGTATTGTTTTCACCCATGCTTGTGGTGAAGCGCAGGCTTTGACAGATGAATTAGTTCGCCAGGCAGATCGCCTTGAAAATGTTGAAATTGTTCATATGGTTGCTATGGGGAAAGCTCCTTATTGCCAACCGGGGATGGAAAAACATTTTCGCCATAATGCCCTGTTCGTAGGTGGCTCAACTCGCAAAGCCGTAGAAGAAGGCCGTGGAGATTATACACCGTGCTTCTTCCATGAAATTCCCAAGCTCTTTACAGATGGTACCTTACCTGTTGACGTCGCTTTTTTACAGCTCAGTGAACCCGATGAAAATGGCATTTGCTCTTATGGGGTTTCTGTTGACTATACACAGCCGGCTGCAGAAGCTGCCAAGCTGGTTATTGCACAGATTAACAAAAATATGCCCTATACCTATGGGAATGGCATTAATTTAAAAGATATCGATTATATCGTCGAAAAAGATGAACCCCTTATTGAATTGCAACCGCCTAAAATTGGGGAAACGGAACATAAAATTGGGGAATATGTAGCATCACTGATTCATGATGGTGATACGCTGCAGCTTGGTATCGGTGCTATTCCGGATGCTGTCTTGTCCTTCCTCGGAGATAAAAAGGATTTAGGGATTCATTCCGAAATGTTCTCTGATGGCGTTGTCGACTTGGCTCGTAAAGGCGTTATCACGAACAAGAAAAAGACGATTGACCAGGGGAAATTTGTCTCTTGCTTCCTTATGGGGACAAAGAAACTGTATGATTTTGTAAATAACAATCCCGATGTATTAATGGAACGTGTCGATTACACTAATGATCCCTTTGTCGTAGCTAAAATTGACAATATCATCTCTATCAACTCGGCTATGCAAGTCGATTTGATGGGACAGGTCAATGCCGAAATGATTGGCTATAAACAATTCAGCGGCGTCGGCGGTCAGGTTGACTTCGTTCGTGGTGCATCTCGTGCAAAGGGTGGTAAAGCCATTATTGCTATGCCTTCGACTGCTGGTCATGGTAAGATTTCTAAGATTGTGCCGCTCTTAGATGAAGGGGCTGCTGTTACGACCTCCCGCAATGATGTAGACTATATTATTACGGAATTTGGTATCGCTCCTCTTAAAGGACGTACTTTGCGGCAGCGTGCTATTGCTCTCATTAAGATTGCCCATCCTGATTTTAGAGAAGGATTGATTGCAGAATTTGAAAAACGCTTCCATTGTAAGTTTGAAGGATAA
- a CDS encoding 4-hydroxyphenylacetate 3-hydroxylase family protein, whose protein sequence is MALMTGEQYIESMRKKNLQVYMFGKKVPCPADDPILRPSMNSVRMTYDLAQQPEYQDLMTAISPYTGERVNRFTHIHQSTTDLMNKVKMQRLCGQKTASCFQRCVGMDAFNAVFSTTYDTDKKYGTKYHENFMKFLKRVQMEDLTVDGAMTDPKGDRGLAPHAQADPDLYLHVVERRPDGIVVRGAKAHQTGFINSHEVIVMPTISMGEDDKDYAVCFSCSTDAEGIFMIVGRQSCDTRKMEGAPMDTGNPEFGGTEALVIFDNVFIPNENIYLNGEYEFAGVLVERFAGYHRQSYGGCKVGVGDVLIGAAAVAADYNGCPKASHIKDKIIEMQHLNETLYACGIACSALGTKTESGNYLIDLLLANVCKQNVTRFPYEIVRLAEDIAGGLMVTAPSEKDLRDPKIGPYIDKYLRGVNNVSTENRLKILRLIENLSLGTAAVGYRTESMHGAGSPQAQRIMISRQGNLRMKKALAKAIAHIEE, encoded by the coding sequence ATGGCATTAATGACAGGCGAACAGTACATCGAAAGCATGAGAAAGAAAAATTTACAAGTCTACATGTTTGGTAAAAAAGTTCCGTGTCCGGCAGATGATCCGATTCTCCGTCCGTCCATGAACTCCGTCCGCATGACGTATGATCTGGCTCAGCAGCCTGAATATCAGGACCTGATGACAGCAATCTCTCCGTACACTGGCGAACGTGTTAACCGCTTCACCCATATTCATCAGAGCACGACGGACTTGATGAATAAAGTAAAAATGCAGCGTCTGTGTGGTCAGAAAACGGCTTCCTGCTTCCAGCGTTGCGTTGGCATGGATGCTTTTAATGCGGTATTCTCCACGACGTATGATACGGATAAAAAATATGGCACGAAATACCATGAAAACTTCATGAAATTCCTCAAACGGGTACAGATGGAAGACCTTACCGTTGACGGCGCTATGACAGACCCGAAAGGTGACCGTGGTTTGGCTCCGCATGCACAGGCAGATCCGGACCTCTATCTCCATGTTGTAGAACGTCGTCCGGACGGCATCGTAGTCCGTGGGGCAAAAGCTCACCAAACTGGTTTCATTAACTCTCATGAAGTCATCGTCATGCCGACCATCTCTATGGGCGAAGATGACAAAGACTACGCAGTCTGCTTCTCCTGCTCGACAGATGCTGAAGGTATTTTCATGATTGTTGGCCGTCAGTCTTGCGATACTCGTAAAATGGAAGGCGCTCCGATGGATACGGGCAACCCTGAATTTGGTGGTACGGAAGCTCTGGTTATCTTTGATAATGTCTTCATCCCGAACGAAAATATTTATCTGAATGGAGAATATGAATTTGCCGGCGTCCTCGTTGAACGCTTCGCGGGTTATCATCGTCAGTCCTATGGCGGCTGCAAAGTTGGCGTAGGTGACGTCCTTATCGGTGCTGCTGCGGTTGCTGCTGACTATAATGGCTGTCCGAAAGCTTCCCATATTAAAGATAAAATCATTGAAATGCAGCACCTCAACGAAACCCTGTATGCTTGCGGTATTGCTTGCTCGGCATTGGGTACGAAAACGGAATCAGGCAACTATCTCATCGATTTGCTCCTGGCAAACGTCTGCAAACAGAATGTTACGCGCTTCCCCTATGAAATCGTCCGTTTAGCCGAAGATATTGCTGGTGGCTTGATGGTTACAGCACCGTCTGAAAAAGACCTCCGTGATCCGAAGATTGGGCCGTACATTGATAAATACCTCCGCGGCGTTAATAATGTATCGACAGAAAATCGTCTCAAAATCTTACGCCTCATCGAAAACCTCAGCCTCGGCACGGCAGCTGTTGGTTATCGTACAGAATCCATGCACGGTGCAGGTTCGCCGCAGGCACAGCGTATCATGATTTCCCGTCAGGGCAACTTGCGTATGAAGAAAGCCTTGGCTAAAGCTATTGCACACATTGAAGAATAA
- a CDS encoding NifU family protein, producing the protein MTLSIREQIEKVLEKDVRPSLAEHQGDVVIVDYADHILRIRLTGQCSGCPSAQLTTEELISAKVREAIEDVHDVILVSGVSDTLIAQAKAILRERHTQR; encoded by the coding sequence ATGACTCTATCAATTCGAGAACAAATCGAAAAAGTCTTAGAAAAAGATGTCCGCCCTTCGCTTGCAGAACATCAAGGCGACGTCGTCATTGTCGATTATGCTGATCACATTTTACGAATCCGTTTAACCGGTCAATGCAGCGGCTGTCCTTCAGCACAGCTGACGACAGAAGAATTAATCAGTGCAAAAGTCCGCGAAGCCATCGAAGACGTCCATGATGTCATTCTCGTCAGTGGCGTCAGCGATACACTGATTGCACAGGCTAAAGCCATTTTAAGAGAACGCCATACACAGAGGTGA
- a CDS encoding MaoC family dehydratase has translation MKIGIKYCGGCNPRYDRSHEVDKLKKRFPQHTFTYEIENTVCDICLLVCGCMTACAEETGLAARKFKKLCTPQQFAAFAKELKDAPQEMPDTKKSIYLGAVATMEKTFTEEDIQQFAKLTGDYGKLHTDAAFAAKYGFGRPVVHGILTGSLLSSIMGTTLPGAGTILMDEQLTFTAPVYAGDTITASIKLVHVEEKKRWYIGKFTGTCKKSDGTVAVEGTIHQLMMKTLFTYCRNIQNNQSLE, from the coding sequence ATGAAAATAGGGATAAAATACTGCGGCGGCTGTAATCCACGCTATGATCGCAGCCATGAAGTAGACAAACTAAAAAAAAGATTCCCCCAACACACGTTTACCTATGAAATAGAAAATACAGTTTGCGACATCTGCCTCCTCGTCTGTGGCTGCATGACGGCCTGTGCCGAGGAAACAGGGCTTGCCGCTCGAAAATTCAAAAAACTTTGTACACCACAACAATTTGCGGCTTTCGCCAAAGAATTAAAAGACGCACCTCAAGAAATGCCTGATACGAAGAAGTCTATTTACTTGGGAGCTGTTGCTACCATGGAAAAGACTTTCACAGAAGAAGATATCCAACAATTTGCAAAGCTAACCGGTGATTATGGAAAACTACATACAGATGCCGCATTTGCTGCAAAATATGGATTTGGTCGTCCTGTCGTCCACGGCATTTTGACAGGAAGTTTACTATCTTCGATTATGGGCACCACTTTGCCAGGAGCCGGAACCATTTTAATGGATGAACAATTGACATTTACAGCCCCGGTTTATGCAGGTGACACCATCACAGCTTCTATAAAACTAGTCCATGTCGAAGAAAAAAAACGCTGGTACATCGGAAAATTCACAGGCACCTGCAAAAAGTCAGATGGAACAGTAGCTGTAGAAGGTACGATTCACCAATTAATGATGAAGACCTTATTCACATACTGTAGAAACATTCAAAATAATCAATCATTAGAATAG
- a CDS encoding MBL fold metallo-hydrolase: MKKEWIFCGNTELISNMPVDIHLHCITDPLTHSNCYILSEKSRTLIIDPNCYQEIHSYLTTHQLVPEYIILTHEHCDHIAALNDMRKYYSLKVLCSAACSQGIQSTTLNMTRIMETYLYFKSQGELQVSYPPFTCQAADIIFDNTYLATWQNHTIFCITAPGHTPGSTCIIIDEKMLFSGDYFIPGEEVITRLPGGDEETYEQQGKATLRCLPTPILTYPGHGEPFILTQEVKKKYGL; this comes from the coding sequence ATGAAAAAGGAATGGATATTTTGCGGAAATACGGAGTTGATATCTAATATGCCTGTGGATATACACCTTCACTGCATCACAGATCCACTGACCCATAGTAATTGTTACATTCTCTCAGAAAAATCCCGCACACTTATCATTGATCCAAACTGTTACCAAGAAATCCATTCCTATCTTACGACTCATCAACTTGTTCCCGAGTATATCATTTTGACGCATGAGCACTGCGATCACATCGCAGCGCTCAATGATATGCGTAAGTATTATAGCTTAAAAGTACTTTGTAGTGCGGCATGCAGTCAAGGGATTCAAAGCACGACACTAAATATGACCCGTATCATGGAGACCTATTTATACTTTAAGAGCCAAGGGGAGCTCCAGGTCTCCTATCCCCCTTTTACTTGCCAAGCTGCCGATATCATTTTTGACAATACTTACTTAGCTACTTGGCAAAACCATACTATCTTTTGTATTACAGCACCCGGCCATACTCCAGGCAGCACCTGCATCATCATAGATGAAAAGATGTTATTTTCTGGCGACTACTTTATTCCTGGCGAAGAAGTCATCACCCGTCTTCCTGGTGGAGACGAAGAAACTTATGAGCAACAAGGAAAAGCCACTTTGCGTTGTCTGCCAACACCGATATTAACTTATCCGGGCCATGGTGAACCATTTATATTGACACAGGAGGTGAAAAAAAAATATGGACTATAG
- a CDS encoding LuxE/PaaK family acyltransferase, with the protein MDYSNWLMQPPYHWTQDEKEAHYVPLLFELTSHHCHCCQPYGQAIQTLYEKNKRYDSSNQIPMLPISLFKTEELKSIPDSEIFKVITSSGTSGVASHLYLDAFNAQNQQLALYNIVKDFIGSSRLPMLIVDTPDILKNRDAFNARGAAVLGFSIFAKRKYYALKPDLSVDLESIRTFIQTYRNQPVLIFGFTFMIWQYLCEALANYPGLIDLSNAILIHGGGWKKMQDRAVSPHEYKKRLYEQFQIHKVHNYYGMAEQTGCIYMECEQGHLHASIFSDIIIRNPENFSVCPVGETGIVQVLTPLATSYPGHSILTEDMGTLLGIDDCPCGRLGKYFRIDGRMAKAEIRGCSDAHN; encoded by the coding sequence ATGGACTATAGTAATTGGTTGATGCAACCGCCTTACCATTGGACACAGGACGAAAAAGAAGCCCATTACGTGCCTCTCTTATTCGAATTGACTTCTCACCACTGTCATTGCTGTCAACCTTATGGTCAAGCGATACAAACGCTGTATGAGAAAAATAAAAGATATGACTCTTCCAACCAAATCCCAATGCTTCCTATTTCTTTATTTAAAACAGAAGAACTAAAAAGCATCCCTGATTCCGAAATTTTTAAAGTAATCACTTCGTCGGGAACATCGGGAGTGGCATCTCATTTATACCTCGACGCCTTTAACGCACAAAATCAACAATTGGCCTTATATAACATCGTGAAAGACTTTATTGGCTCCTCGCGACTCCCCATGTTGATTGTCGATACGCCGGATATATTAAAAAATCGAGACGCCTTTAATGCCCGCGGGGCAGCGGTCTTGGGCTTTTCCATCTTTGCTAAACGAAAATATTACGCATTAAAACCAGATCTATCCGTTGATTTGGAAAGCATCCGCACATTCATTCAGACATATCGTAATCAACCGGTCTTAATCTTTGGCTTTACTTTTATGATTTGGCAGTATCTTTGTGAAGCGCTGGCAAACTATCCAGGTTTAATTGATTTATCCAATGCAATTTTAATCCACGGCGGAGGCTGGAAAAAAATGCAGGACCGCGCGGTTTCACCTCACGAGTATAAGAAACGGCTATATGAACAGTTCCAGATCCATAAAGTCCACAATTATTATGGCATGGCTGAACAAACAGGATGTATTTATATGGAATGTGAACAAGGCCATCTTCATGCCAGCATATTCTCCGATATTATCATTCGCAATCCAGAAAACTTTTCAGTCTGTCCCGTAGGAGAAACGGGCATTGTCCAAGTATTGACTCCACTGGCCACGTCCTATCCGGGTCATTCTATCCTGACAGAAGATATGGGCACCCTGTTAGGAATCGATGACTGCCCTTGTGGCCGTTTAGGAAAATATTTCCGCATTGATGGCCGCATGGCAAAAGCCGAAATAAGGGGGTGTAGTGATGCGCACAACTAA
- a CDS encoding acyl-CoA reductase: MRTTKSFTILAGSIPEKIMPQQPFSPLTLQFCQDFAHQLQQRPIAKEEPDWAAFSFWLRPRKLESYRKLLTFPEKRLGRGLTFHIAPANMPTMFLYSLFISLLAGNANIVRLSPRLLPKVQPVCELLNTILNTQTYRSIKNMNVILTYGHDRKITDCFSKQCNSRIIWGGDKTILEIRKSPLSPMAIDIPFADRYSLAIVDSEYVANCSEDELKNAVHHFYLDTYEADQNACSSPRLLFWLEKKYGFFAIAQDRWWRAVTIEIQKYDLAAIKVSRKYAEAWTFAMHTPEISDFSYASNRLYVYTLDSLPKDITQLAGSFGQFFQYPIKNLKDIIPYMTAKVQTITTLHVDIQAFRAQLIEAGITGVDRVVPFGQAMDMDIIWDGRNLLDALTRIIR, translated from the coding sequence ATGCGCACAACTAAAAGCTTCACGATACTTGCCGGTTCGATTCCAGAAAAAATTATGCCCCAACAACCTTTTTCTCCGCTAACCTTGCAGTTTTGCCAAGATTTCGCGCACCAATTACAACAACGGCCTATCGCCAAAGAAGAGCCTGACTGGGCCGCTTTCAGTTTTTGGCTGCGCCCGCGAAAATTAGAAAGTTATAGAAAACTACTCACTTTTCCTGAAAAAAGATTAGGCCGAGGATTGACCTTTCATATAGCGCCAGCGAATATGCCTACCATGTTTTTATATAGTTTATTCATTTCCTTATTAGCTGGAAATGCTAATATCGTCCGGTTATCCCCCCGGTTGCTTCCCAAGGTACAGCCCGTTTGCGAATTACTCAACACTATATTGAATACACAGACATATCGTTCTATTAAAAACATGAATGTTATACTAACGTATGGTCACGACCGGAAAATAACGGATTGCTTCTCCAAACAGTGCAACAGCCGCATCATCTGGGGCGGCGATAAGACAATTCTTGAAATCAGAAAGTCACCGCTATCTCCCATGGCCATCGATATTCCTTTCGCGGACCGTTATTCATTGGCAATCGTCGACAGCGAATATGTCGCTAATTGCTCAGAAGACGAATTAAAAAATGCAGTCCACCACTTTTATCTGGATACCTACGAAGCCGATCAAAATGCTTGTTCCTCACCGCGCCTGCTCTTTTGGCTCGAAAAAAAATATGGCTTCTTTGCAATAGCTCAAGATCGCTGGTGGCGGGCTGTTACGATTGAAATCCAAAAGTACGACTTGGCAGCTATAAAAGTAAGTCGAAAATATGCAGAAGCTTGGACGTTTGCCATGCACACCCCTGAAATCAGTGACTTTTCATATGCAAGCAACCGGCTTTATGTATACACCCTTGATTCACTTCCCAAAGACATTACTCAACTAGCAGGTTCCTTTGGACAATTTTTTCAATATCCTATAAAAAATCTAAAAGACATCATTCCTTATATGACAGCTAAAGTGCAGACGATTACAACTTTACATGTAGATATACAGGCGTTTCGTGCTCAGTTAATCGAAGCGGGAATTACCGGTGTCGATCGAGTGGTTCCCTTTGGACAGGCTATGGATATGGATATAATCTGGGATGGCCGTAATTTATTGGACGCGTTGACCCGTATCATTCGTTAG
- a CDS encoding AMP-binding protein — MLNFFDENPAYENHVLFTNGAGHSLTYKDWYTHSRNLEEKLSSPTRQLAAIICHNTIGSALSYLCCLQNRIVPLLIDHDMDIELRQRLLSIYKPNYIFKPVDDEVEPLYTLNGYGVYQANDIAHNIHSDLALLLTTSGSTGSPKLVRQSYTNIQSNAASIAQYLKITAQDHPISSLPMHYTFGLSVINSHVLCGACECLTEATVFDKEFWNICQNDEITSIAGVPFTYECLKRIGFMAMDLPKLTLMIQAGGHLSTRLQKEYLEFAHKTEKRFIVMYGQTEATARMSYLPFDMGLKKIGSIGIAIPGGTFHIMEDEKTEITQPHVTGELCYEGPNVTLGYAHCAEDLALGDMRHGRLYTGDMAYFDEDGYYYIAGRKKRFIKVMGKRVNMDEMEELLKSAFDFSDFACVGQDDDLHVFMTNNTHQSEVEDFLIEKTGLHLRCFTIHHIKQIPKNTSGKTQYPELKALAEKQG, encoded by the coding sequence ATGTTGAACTTTTTTGATGAAAATCCGGCATATGAAAATCACGTATTATTCACCAATGGGGCAGGCCACTCTTTAACCTACAAAGACTGGTATACCCATAGCAGAAACTTAGAGGAAAAGCTTTCATCCCCAACAAGACAGTTAGCAGCTATCATCTGTCATAATACCATAGGGTCTGCCTTATCTTATCTCTGTTGCTTGCAAAATCGAATCGTCCCCTTACTCATCGATCACGACATGGACATAGAATTGCGTCAACGCCTGCTGTCCATTTATAAGCCTAATTATATATTCAAGCCTGTAGACGATGAAGTCGAACCTCTTTATACATTAAATGGATATGGCGTATATCAAGCAAATGATATAGCTCATAATATTCATTCCGATTTGGCGTTACTTCTGACAACGTCTGGCAGTACAGGCAGTCCCAAATTGGTCCGTCAAAGTTATACAAATATTCAATCCAATGCAGCGTCTATCGCACAATATTTAAAAATTACGGCACAAGACCATCCTATTTCTTCCTTGCCCATGCATTACACGTTTGGCCTTTCTGTCATCAATAGTCATGTACTATGCGGAGCCTGTGAATGTCTGACAGAAGCAACTGTATTCGATAAAGAATTTTGGAATATTTGTCAAAATGACGAAATCACCTCTATTGCCGGTGTCCCCTTCACTTATGAATGTCTAAAGCGCATCGGCTTCATGGCCATGGATTTACCGAAATTAACGCTGATGATTCAAGCCGGTGGCCATTTATCAACACGCCTGCAAAAAGAATACCTGGAATTTGCCCATAAGACAGAGAAACGCTTTATCGTCATGTATGGTCAAACAGAAGCCACTGCACGCATGTCTTATCTGCCCTTTGATATGGGACTGAAAAAAATAGGCAGTATCGGCATTGCCATTCCCGGCGGGACCTTCCATATTATGGAAGATGAAAAAACGGAAATCACCCAGCCACATGTTACGGGCGAACTTTGCTATGAAGGACCCAATGTTACATTAGGTTATGCCCATTGTGCTGAAGATTTGGCCTTAGGCGACATGCGTCATGGCCGATTATATACGGGTGATATGGCCTATTTCGATGAAGATGGATACTACTATATTGCGGGACGCAAAAAGCGCTTCATCAAAGTAATGGGTAAGCGTGTGAATATGGATGAAATGGAAGAACTGCTAAAAAGTGCTTTTGATTTCAGTGATTTCGCCTGTGTGGGTCAAGATGATGATCTGCACGTATTTATGACCAATAATACCCATCAATCTGAAGTTGAAGACTTCCTTATAGAAAAGACAGGTTTGCATCTCCGTTGTTTTACAATCCATCACATTAAACAAATTCCTAAAAACACTTCTGGCAAAACACAGTATCCTGAATTAAAGGCCTTGGCCGAAAAACAGGGGTGA
- the rpoN gene encoding RNA polymerase factor sigma-54 encodes MDAGITISQEQLQKLSINQIQSLHILSLSAESLRDLLQKESEENPFMDYSPSTSNNISSDGSTSFLNFIAAPEERSVKQFILEQVNLSNFTTPQWALFSYLTDYVDTRGYLTITEEELKKKIPLPDGLFASCLRILQNLDPAGIGATSLTNCLKLQLQRKKQLTPLLENLIENHLNEIGAQDISHICQSLKTPKKQILAAIRLIKRLNPAPLEGLFETNSTYIVPDVIIRFMPTGHEIILNDAWVASYSMSDYYVRMMHTTTDESVKKYFKTKYTRCRLLFYNIERRRQTLYNLTDVICHHQQAYLQNHGPLAPMTLADIAKEIGVHPSTISRSIKNKYLQTPYTTLSFKNLFQRPFPKTGKDISKEALKKELCCLIKSEDTKHPYSDAQLTNILSTQFGRSFSRRLIQKYRIQLHIPNSYERYG; translated from the coding sequence ATGGATGCAGGTATCACCATTTCACAAGAACAATTACAAAAACTTTCCATAAATCAAATTCAATCCTTGCATATTCTTTCTCTCTCAGCTGAATCCCTACGCGATTTATTGCAAAAAGAGTCTGAAGAGAATCCTTTTATGGATTATAGCCCTAGCACAAGCAATAATATTTCCTCTGATGGCTCTACTTCGTTTTTAAACTTTATAGCTGCTCCTGAAGAAAGAAGTGTGAAGCAATTTATTTTAGAGCAAGTAAATCTATCTAATTTCACGACTCCCCAGTGGGCTCTTTTCTCCTATTTAACCGATTATGTCGATACACGGGGCTATTTAACTATTACAGAAGAAGAACTCAAAAAAAAGATTCCTTTACCCGACGGCCTTTTTGCTTCTTGTTTACGAATACTCCAAAACTTAGATCCTGCCGGAATTGGAGCTACATCTTTGACAAACTGTTTAAAATTACAACTGCAACGAAAAAAACAGCTTACCCCTTTATTAGAAAACTTAATTGAAAACCATTTAAATGAAATAGGTGCACAAGATATATCTCACATCTGTCAATCATTAAAAACGCCCAAAAAACAAATTTTGGCCGCTATCCGACTGATTAAGCGCTTAAATCCAGCTCCTTTAGAAGGATTATTTGAAACAAATTCAACCTATATCGTCCCTGACGTAATTATTAGGTTCATGCCTACAGGACATGAAATCATTTTAAATGACGCTTGGGTTGCCTCTTACTCCATGAGCGATTATTATGTCCGCATGATGCATACAACAACAGATGAAAGCGTAAAAAAATATTTCAAGACAAAATACACCCGCTGTCGCTTGTTATTTTATAATATAGAACGCCGACGCCAAACACTGTACAATCTGACCGATGTGATTTGCCATCATCAGCAAGCCTACCTGCAAAATCATGGCCCTTTAGCTCCAATGACACTGGCAGATATTGCTAAGGAAATCGGAGTGCATCCTTCAACAATTAGTCGGTCTATAAAGAACAAATATTTACAAACGCCATACACGACACTTTCTTTTAAAAATTTATTCCAACGCCCTTTTCCCAAGACGGGAAAAGATATTTCTAAAGAAGCATTAAAAAAAGAATTGTGTTGCCTGATAAAATCAGAAGACACGAAGCATCCCTATAGTGATGCTCAACTGACAAACATCCTTTCAACCCAATTTGGTCGAAGTTTTTCCCGTCGTCTTATCCAGAAATATCGGATACAATTGCATATTCCCAACTCCTATGAACGCTACGGATAA